The genomic window AACGGCCGCCCGGTCCTGATGGACAAGGTCCGGGAGTACGGCGTCCCCGGCACCTACGACCCGGTGACCGAGGAGTGCACCGCCGGGACCGACCCCGGATTCGGCGGCAGGCACCTCGCGGCGGACGTGGAGGGCCTGACCCTGTTCCGGGAGCCCGGCGGCGACGGCCACCTGATGGCGTCCGGTCAGGGCGACGACAGTTTCGCCCTGTACGACCGGAAGATCTCCGGGCGCAACGCGTACGAGGGCGGCTTCCGGATCACCGCCGTGTCGGCCGACCTGGACGGCAGTGAGGAGTGCGACGGGGCTGCCGCGCTCGCCGAGCCGCTGGGCTCGCGCTACCCGCACGGCCTGCTGGTGGTCCAGGACGGCCACGAGACCTCCGCGGCGGGCGGCGAGGGGGGCCGCGAGGCGACCGGCTTCAAGTTCGTCGACCTGGGGACGCTGGCGGACGCGACGGGGAGGTGACGGCCCGTACCGCGGCCCCCGCGGGCAGGGGCATCACATAGGCTCGTCGACGATATGAAGAGCTACCTCACACCCCTGGGGTCCAAGGCCGACAAGGACACCGTGCGCCGGCACAACCTGAGCCTCGTGCTGCGCGCCGTACGGGACGAGGGCGAGGCCGGCGAGGCCACCAGGGCGGGAGTCTCGGCCCGGGTCGGACTCACTCGCGCCGCCGTGTCGTCCCTGGTCGAGCAGTTGCTCGACAGCGGGTTCGTCACGGAGTCGGGCAAGACGTTCAGCGGGCAGGCGGGCAGGCCGGGCACGGCGCTGAAGGTGGCGCGCACCGGGCCCGCCGGGCTCGGCGTGGAGATCAACATCGACTACGTCTCTGTGTGCGTCGTGGATCTCGCCGGCACCGGCCGGGTCCGGCAGACCGAGCACCTGGACAACCGCGGGGCTCCGCCCGGCGAGGTGCTGGCCAGGGCCGCACGGATCGCCGCCCGCACGCTGGATTCGGCGCGGGAGCAGGACCTGTACCCGGTCGGCGCGGCTCTCGCGCTGCCCGGACTCGTGTCGGGCGGCTCCGTGCGGCAGGCTCCGAACCTGGGCTGGAACGAGGTCGCCGCGGAGGTCCTGTTCGCCGAGGCACTCGCCGCCCTGCGGCCCGGGTCCGGGCCGCTGCCGGTGCGCTCGGAGAACGAGGCGAACCTGGCGGCGCTGGCCGAGCTGTGGTTCGGCGGGCTCGACCAGGTCCGCAGTTTCCTGTACCTCACGGGTGAGATCGGCGTCGGCGGCGCCCTGGTGATCGACGGCGAACTGCTGCGCGGTGCGCACGGCTTCGCCGGGGAGATCGGACATGTGGTGGTGGATCCGGCCGGTCCGGAGTGCCGGTGCGGTTCGCGCGGCTGCCTTGAGCAGTACGCCGGCCAGTCGGCCCTGTTGCGGTCGGCCGGCATCGACGAGGCGGGCGGCGGTGCCGCCGGTGTGAGGGAACTGGAAGGGCGCGCGCGGGCCGGCGATCCGCGGGCGCTCGCCGCCGTGGCCGACGCGGGACGGATGCTGGGACAGGTGCTGTCCGGGGCGGTGAACCTCTTCGACCCGGACGCGGTGGTGCTGGGCGGGATATACCGCTGCCTGATGCCGTGGCTGTCGCCGCCCGCCGCGGAGGAGCTGACGGGCCGTGTGGTGTCCGGCCTCTGGTCGCGCGACGGCGGCCGGCTGCGCGCGTCGTCCGTCGCGGGCGACGCGGCGCGGGGCGCGGCGGCGCTGGTGGTGCAGGACGTGCTGGCCGACCCGGTGGCGTACGCCCCGCCGACGGGGACCGACGCCTGACGGGCTCCGCGTGCCTCGCTCCCGGGGTGTCCGGCGGTGGGACCGTCGGACAGCCCGGGAGGCGGGTGGTTCAGCGGAGGCCGAGGAGGTGTTCCATGGCGAGTTGGTCGAGGGCTTCGAAGGCCATGGTGCGTTCGGCGACGGTGGTGGCGTCGAAGTCTTCGTAGGCGGTGCGGTCGGCGAGGAGGGCTTTGAGGCCGTCGTCGGCGGTGGGGCGGGCGAGTTCGTGCAGGCGGGAGGCGGTGAGGGCTTCCTGGACGGCGGGGTCGGCGCGGAAGGCGGTGGCGCGTTCCTTGAGGATGAGGTAGTTGCGCATGCAGTTCTTCGCGGATTCCCAGACGCCGTCGATGCCGTCGGTGCGTACGGGCTTGA from Streptomyces sp. NBC_01341 includes these protein-coding regions:
- a CDS encoding ROK family protein, which translates into the protein MKSYLTPLGSKADKDTVRRHNLSLVLRAVRDEGEAGEATRAGVSARVGLTRAAVSSLVEQLLDSGFVTESGKTFSGQAGRPGTALKVARTGPAGLGVEINIDYVSVCVVDLAGTGRVRQTEHLDNRGAPPGEVLARAARIAARTLDSAREQDLYPVGAALALPGLVSGGSVRQAPNLGWNEVAAEVLFAEALAALRPGSGPLPVRSENEANLAALAELWFGGLDQVRSFLYLTGEIGVGGALVIDGELLRGAHGFAGEIGHVVVDPAGPECRCGSRGCLEQYAGQSALLRSAGIDEAGGGAAGVRELEGRARAGDPRALAAVADAGRMLGQVLSGAVNLFDPDAVVLGGIYRCLMPWLSPPAAEELTGRVVSGLWSRDGGRLRASSVAGDAARGAAALVVQDVLADPVAYAPPTGTDA